One region of Anaeromyxobacter paludicola genomic DNA includes:
- a CDS encoding AMMECR1 domain-containing protein: MIDLVPEERAALLLVARAALARALGAPADPPAAPGRLASLRAGVFVSWTVDGERRGSLGAIAPSAPLLEETAAMAVRAALEDPRTPPVTAAELPRARCTVALAAAPEPLDDPGRLDPARQGLSVTHGDHAAVLLPAAAAGQGWGAAEYLKHACLRAGLRADAAALPGTRVLAFEVLEVGDVIGTAG, encoded by the coding sequence GTGATCGACCTCGTCCCCGAGGAGCGCGCCGCGCTCCTCCTCGTCGCCCGCGCCGCGCTGGCGCGGGCCCTCGGCGCTCCCGCCGACCCGCCCGCCGCGCCCGGCCGGCTCGCCTCGCTGCGGGCCGGCGTCTTCGTGAGCTGGACGGTGGACGGCGAGCGGCGCGGCAGCCTCGGCGCCATCGCCCCCTCGGCCCCGCTCCTCGAGGAGACCGCCGCCATGGCGGTGCGCGCCGCCCTCGAGGACCCGCGCACCCCGCCCGTCACCGCGGCGGAGCTGCCGCGGGCCCGCTGCACGGTCGCGCTCGCGGCCGCGCCGGAGCCGCTCGACGACCCGGGCCGGCTCGACCCGGCCCGCCAGGGCCTCTCGGTCACCCACGGCGACCACGCCGCCGTGCTGCTGCCGGCGGCGGCCGCGGGCCAGGGCTGGGGGGCCGCCGAGTACCTGAAGCACGCCTGCCTGCGCGCCGGGCTGCGCGCCGACGCCGCCGCGCTGCCCGGCACCCGGGTGCTCGCCTTCGAGGTGCTGGAGGTCGGGGACGTGATAGGAACTGCCGGATGA
- a CDS encoding NUDIX domain-containing protein: MAEYRNPTPTVDLVVLLPGDRVVLVERKGEPRGWALPGGFVDEGESLEAAAVREAREEIGLEVTLEEQFHAYSDPRRDPRRHTVTTVFIGRAEGEPVGGDDAAQARPFPWTALPSPLCFDHAEILGDVRRYLLTGQRRRL, from the coding sequence GTGGCCGAGTACCGGAACCCCACCCCCACCGTGGACCTGGTGGTGCTCCTGCCCGGCGATCGGGTGGTGCTGGTCGAGCGCAAGGGGGAGCCGCGCGGCTGGGCCCTCCCCGGCGGCTTCGTGGACGAGGGCGAGTCGCTCGAGGCCGCCGCGGTGCGCGAGGCGCGCGAGGAGATCGGGCTCGAGGTGACGCTGGAGGAGCAGTTCCACGCCTACTCCGACCCGCGCCGCGATCCCCGCCGCCACACCGTGACCACGGTCTTCATCGGCCGGGCCGAGGGCGAGCCGGTCGGCGGCGACGACGCCGCGCAGGCCCGCCCCTTCCCCTGGACGGCGCTCCCCTCGCCGCTCTGCTTCGACCACGCCGAGATCCTGGGGGACGTCCGGCGCTACCTCCTCACCGGGCAGCGGAGGCGCCTGTGA
- the moaD gene encoding molybdopterin converting factor subunit 1: MNLTVLFFAAAREAAGLDRETIVLPEPADVAALRRALAERHPALARILPRCRMAAGEELVEEHHPLADGAEVAVIPPVSGGAPLFRVQDAPLSLAEVVAAVASPGRGAVVTFSGDVRSETRGRPVVRLEYEAYRSMAEKTLARIGAQLAEAHGAVLAIVHRVGVLQPGESAVVIAAAAPHRTPAFRACEEAIERLKRETPIWKREVFADGTEWVGLGP, from the coding sequence ATGAACCTCACCGTCCTCTTCTTCGCCGCCGCCCGGGAGGCCGCCGGGCTGGATCGCGAGACCATCGTCCTGCCCGAGCCGGCCGACGTCGCCGCCCTGCGGCGCGCGCTCGCCGAGCGCCACCCCGCCCTGGCCCGGATCCTCCCCCGCTGCCGCATGGCGGCCGGCGAGGAGCTGGTCGAGGAGCACCACCCGCTCGCCGACGGGGCGGAGGTGGCCGTCATCCCGCCGGTCTCCGGCGGCGCCCCGCTCTTCCGCGTCCAGGACGCGCCCCTCTCGCTCGCCGAGGTGGTGGCCGCGGTCGCCTCGCCCGGGCGCGGGGCGGTGGTCACCTTCAGCGGCGACGTGCGCAGCGAGACGCGCGGCCGCCCGGTGGTCCGGCTCGAGTACGAGGCCTACCGCTCCATGGCCGAGAAGACGCTCGCCCGCATCGGCGCCCAGCTGGCCGAGGCGCACGGGGCCGTGCTCGCCATCGTCCACCGGGTGGGCGTGCTCCAGCCGGGAGAGTCGGCGGTGGTGATCGCGGCCGCCGCGCCGCACCGCACGCCGGCCTTCCGCGCCTGCGAGGAGGCCATCGAGCGGCTCAAGCGCGAGACGCCCATCTGGAAGCGCGAGGTCTTCGCGGACGGCACGGAGTGGGTGGGGCTCGGCCCCTGA
- the rseP gene encoding RIP metalloprotease RseP — protein sequence MIPAVALSAAASFLAVALVVVLAFSFLIVIHEAGHFAVARACGMRVERFSVGYGPVVWSTRRGETEYAISILPFGGYVKIAGMAPDEEIAPGDPAAYSNQPAWRRFLVILTGPAMNYVGAVLLAWAMIATTGIREPDPAPAVGEVVAGSAAERAGLREGDRIVAVDGAPVGSWAALVSAVQARPSRPVRLDVERGGAPLALTAVPDAIGGRGRLGLGPSMRLVRAPPAAALGRGLALTNARAGDILAGLGQMVSRKQQAELRGPVGIAQEMAKSARAGLAPFLSMVWFISIVLALFNLLPIPALDGGRLVFLCYEIVTRRRVDEKVESTVHLVGFIAIFGLILLTVFGDLARLFHR from the coding sequence ATGATCCCTGCCGTGGCCCTCTCCGCGGCGGCGAGCTTCCTCGCCGTCGCGCTGGTCGTCGTCCTCGCGTTCTCCTTCCTCATCGTGATCCACGAGGCCGGCCACTTCGCCGTGGCCCGGGCGTGCGGGATGCGCGTCGAGCGCTTCAGCGTGGGGTACGGGCCGGTGGTCTGGTCCACCCGCCGGGGCGAGACCGAGTACGCCATCTCGATCCTGCCGTTCGGCGGCTACGTGAAGATCGCCGGCATGGCGCCGGACGAGGAGATCGCGCCGGGCGACCCGGCCGCCTACTCGAACCAGCCCGCCTGGCGACGCTTCCTCGTCATCCTCACCGGCCCGGCCATGAACTACGTGGGCGCGGTGCTGCTCGCGTGGGCCATGATCGCGACCACCGGCATCCGCGAGCCCGACCCGGCGCCGGCGGTGGGCGAGGTGGTGGCCGGGAGCGCCGCCGAGCGCGCCGGGCTGCGCGAGGGCGATCGGATCGTGGCGGTGGACGGGGCGCCGGTCGGCTCGTGGGCGGCGCTGGTCTCGGCGGTGCAGGCCCGCCCCTCGCGGCCGGTCCGGCTGGACGTGGAGCGGGGCGGCGCGCCGCTCGCGCTCACCGCGGTGCCGGACGCGATCGGCGGCCGCGGCCGTCTCGGGCTCGGGCCGAGCATGCGGCTCGTCCGGGCCCCGCCGGCAGCGGCGCTGGGGCGCGGCCTCGCCCTCACCAACGCGCGGGCCGGCGACATCCTCGCCGGCCTGGGCCAGATGGTGAGCCGCAAGCAGCAGGCGGAGCTGCGGGGCCCGGTCGGCATCGCGCAGGAGATGGCGAAGAGCGCGCGGGCGGGGCTCGCCCCGTTCCTGTCGATGGTCTGGTTCATCTCCATCGTCCTCGCGCTCTTCAACCTGCTCCCCATCCCCGCGCTCGACGGCGGCCGGCTGGTCTTCCTGTGCTACGAGATCGTCACCCGGCGGCGGGTGGACGAGAAGGTGGAGAGCACCGTCCACCTGGTCGGCTTCATCGCCATCTTCGGCCTCATCCTCCTGACCGTCTTCGGCGACCTGGCGCGGCTCTTCCACCGATAG
- a CDS encoding thioredoxin family protein — MPVFRCTACGAVNRVGSPAGGSECARCKRALDVSGAPQEVDAASLVSALRSSPAPVLVDFSAGEAPAELRRIARDQAGDLLVLTVDPGAEPAAARAYDVERSPTFILFSRGAEVRRAEALPPEGELLRWCEAPARPTQAARAG, encoded by the coding sequence ATGCCAGTTTTCCGCTGCACCGCCTGCGGGGCGGTGAACCGCGTCGGCTCGCCGGCCGGCGGGAGCGAGTGCGCCCGCTGCAAGCGCGCGCTCGACGTGTCGGGCGCGCCGCAGGAGGTGGACGCCGCCTCGCTCGTCTCGGCCCTGCGCTCCTCGCCCGCCCCGGTGCTGGTGGACTTCTCCGCGGGCGAGGCGCCCGCCGAGCTGCGGCGCATCGCCCGGGACCAGGCGGGCGACCTGCTGGTGCTGACCGTGGACCCGGGCGCCGAGCCGGCCGCGGCGCGGGCCTACGACGTCGAGCGGTCCCCCACCTTCATCCTCTTCTCGCGCGGCGCCGAGGTGCGGCGCGCCGAGGCGCTGCCGCCGGAGGGCGAGCTCTTGCGCTGGTGCGAGGCGCCCGCGCGGCCCACGCAGGCGGCCCGCGCCGGTTAG
- a CDS encoding rubrerythrin family protein: MPTTNENLEIAFAGESQANRKYLAFAKKADKEGLPAIARLFRAAAEAETIHALAHFANAGHVGSTLENLKAAVAGETYEFSEMYPPMVEQARQEGHRGQKMLGFANEVEKVHARLFQQALAALEGGQDLSQMQVYLCPVCGDLEFGVPEKCPVCGLPGEKFQKVA, encoded by the coding sequence ATGCCCACCACCAACGAGAACCTCGAGATCGCCTTCGCCGGCGAGAGCCAGGCCAACCGCAAGTACCTCGCCTTCGCGAAGAAGGCCGACAAGGAGGGGCTGCCGGCCATCGCCCGGCTCTTCCGCGCCGCCGCCGAGGCCGAGACCATCCACGCCCTCGCCCACTTCGCCAACGCCGGCCACGTCGGCTCCACCCTCGAGAACCTGAAGGCCGCCGTCGCCGGCGAGACCTACGAGTTCAGCGAGATGTACCCGCCCATGGTGGAGCAGGCCAGGCAGGAGGGGCACCGCGGCCAGAAGATGCTCGGGTTCGCCAACGAGGTCGAGAAGGTGCACGCGCGCCTCTTCCAGCAGGCGCTCGCGGCCCTCGAGGGCGGCCAGGACCTCTCGCAGATGCAGGTCTACCTCTGCCCGGTCTGCGGCGACCTCGAGTTCGGCGTCCCCGAGAAGTGCCCGGTCTGCGGCCTCCCGGGCGAGAAGTTCCAGAAGGTGGCGTAG